One stretch of Pomacea canaliculata isolate SZHN2017 linkage group LG1, ASM307304v1, whole genome shotgun sequence DNA includes these proteins:
- the LOC112571790 gene encoding zinc metalloproteinase nas-13-like, with the protein MFQHAFTLIILLNCCNGRSIDELISAAMKSPTDDLMKDETHSFIRVDLDMVFDIGQWEIITNLNKSYSLSPSFQARPPRGSLRKANDRPRRQAIKHGVQGAKPWTNNVIPYEIDYRDFYGRGLQIIYDAMDYWMRFTCLSFIPATFNHKNKIRFIDGDGCWSHVGMLGGRQAVSLGRGCLHPGVVAHELGHVIGFFHQQSRPDRDEYIRIHYENIANHLKDSFTKLSWDRIADLGVPYDYLSIMHYGSRAFSYNGRITIETRDRSYQNLIGNRVGLSFRDIKSTNLLYNCRPISCHLRDDDCPGEGFVSKDCSCWCPSYSSDRRNPYVVCTPGGEDGDKNIDRHGIAAQDQCFDQHKDCDYWRNEGHCTSTSFGSYMATNCRRSCGLCKTSQDQCFDEHKDCDYWKNEGHCGSSSFSSYMATYCRRSCGLCQTSTDSPTLRVTTPEPLAPCEVNCHDRHAMCQTWARRGECAITSDYMLQYCRRACDVCCSSK; encoded by the exons ATGTTTCAG CACGCCTTTACCTTGATTATCTTGCTGAATTGCTGTAATGGTCGGAGTATTGATGAGCTGATTAGTGCGGCCATGAAGTCAC CAACAGACGACCTGATGAAAGACGAAACTCACAGCTTTATTAGAGTCGACTTAGACATGGTCTTCGACATCGGTCAATGGGAGATAATCACGAATCT CAACAAAAGCTACAGCTTAAGTCCATCTTTCCAAGCTCGTCCTCCGAGAGGAAGCCTCAGGAAAGCCAATGATAGACCCAGGCGACAGGCAATCAAACATGGAGTTCAAGGGGCTAAGCCTTGGACCAACAATGTCATTCCGTACGAGATTGATTATAGAGATTTCT ATGGCCGAGGCCTGCAGATAATCTACGATGCCATGGACTACTGGATGAGGTTCACTTGCTTATCTTTCATCCCAGCCACGTTCAACCACAAGAACAAAATTCGCTTTATAGATGGCGACGG ATGCTGGTCACATGTTGGTATGCTTGGCGGCAGACAAGCGGTGTCGTTAGGACGAGGATGTTTACAT CCAGGGGTCGTGGCTCACGAACTGGGACACGTCATCGGCTTTTTTCACCAGCAGTCGAGGCCAGATCGCGACGAATACATTCGCATCCACTACGAGAACATCGCTAACCATCTGAAGGACAGCTTCACGAAGTTAAGTTGGGACAGAATCGCCGATCTCGGTGTTCCCTACGATTACCTCAGCATCATGCACTATGGAAGCAGG GCTTTCTCGTATAATGGAAGGATCACTATAGAAACGCGAGATCGCTCCTATCAGAACCTGATCGGTAACAGGGTCGGCCTCAGCTTCCGCGACATCAAGTCCACCAACCTCCTCTATAACTGCAGGCCGA TCTCTTGCCACCTGCGAGATGACGACTGTCCAGGTGAGGGGTTCGTCAGCAAGGACTGCAGCTGCTGGTGCCCCTCTTACTCGAGTGACAGGAGAAACCCTTACGTTGTCTGCACGCCAGGGGGCGAAGACGGCGACAAAAACATTGATAGACATGGGATAGCTG CGCAGGACCAGTGCTTTGATCAACACAAAGACTGCGATTACTGGAGGAACGAGGGACACTGCACATCCACTTCTTTTGGCTCATACATGGCCACCAACTGCAGACGTTCCTGTGGGCTTTGCAAAACCT CACAGGACCAGTGCTTTGATGAACACAAAGACTGCGATTACTGGAAGAACGAGGGACACTGCGGATCGTCTTCTTTCAGTTCATACATGGCCACTTACTGCAGACGTTCCTGCGGGCTTTGCCAAACTT CTACTGACTCACCTACTCTGCGAGTGACCACCCCTGAGCCGCTGGCGCCATGTGAAGTGAACTGCCATGACAGGCATGCAATGTGCCAGACGTGGGCACGAAGAGGAGAGTGTGCCATCACATCTGACTACATGCTCCAGTACTGTCGAAGAGCGTGTGATGTCTGCTGCTCCTCGAAATAA
- the LOC112571798 gene encoding uncharacterized protein LOC112571798: protein MILPSSCRTHLVCHHIHLAVYVMLLSFNTGVTAAPARGGKSRSPSWDNCYGRHCEVGEYCGLNEPFLSCRPCTHIAVWCNNTKYVEEHFFPCLQTCKLLLLEKTFSGLLNKTSELEARLNEPTEDNTILKIAVGCTGLMALIALFAVVLACVTGRKPYRQLQHPQMTAIAPPARKSVVLLFSKHLCSMTRCCCHRQPDIHLNSRGQPYGLAETAIRETIDDDDRSSNMVIPGGGTAHQPQDARDFNTDSSLLHFSV, encoded by the exons ATG ATCTTACCCTCGAGCTGCAGGACACACCTGGTGTGTCACCATATACACCTGGCAGTGTATGTGATGTTGTTATCGTTCAACACTGGGGTAACAGCGGCACCTGCACGTGGGGGGAAGTCCCGCAGCCCCAGCTGGGACAACTGCTACGGTCGGCACTGCGAGGTGGGGGAGTATTGTGGGTTGAACGAACCTTTCCTAAGTTGTCGTCCATGTACGCACATCGCAGTCTGGTGCAACAACACCAAATATGTCGAGGAGCATTTTTTCCCGTGTCTACAGACGTGCAAAC TGCTTCTTCTTGAAAAAACGTTTTCCGGATTACTGAACAAAACATCCGAGCTGGAGGCCAGACTGAACGAACCGACAG AAGATAACACTATCCTCAAGATTGCGGTTGGGTGCACAGGGCTGATGGCACTTATtgcactgtttgctgttgtcTTGGCATGTGTGACTGGAAGAAAACCTTACCGCCAGCTGCAGCATCCTCAGATGACAGCTATCGCAC CGCCTGCCAGGAAGTCTGTGGTATTGCTGTTCAGCAAACATCTGTGCAGCATGACACGATGTTGTTGTCACAGACAGCCAGACATCCACCTGAACTCTCGCGGCCAACCATACGGCCTCGCTGAGACGGCCATCAGAGAAAccatcgacgacgacgacagaaGCTCCAACATGGTCATCCCTGGTGGCGGAACGGCCCATCAGCCTCAGGACGCCAGGGATTTCAACACAGACTCATCTCTTCTACATTTCTCTGTATGA
- the LOC112574700 gene encoding uncharacterized protein LOC112574700: MEVSLIDTKPSHLVVVLLVLTALQHCVAQDETPTFSNCYGRQCEVGEFCSQSEPFHGCRLCTEVSVWCTQNISHVREKFSTCLTVCELLLAKRDIKTMQSEDGRDEREHKTPRIYKVGK; the protein is encoded by the exons ATGGAG GTGTCACTGATAGATACGAAGCCCTCGCACCTGGTGGTGGTGCTCCTGGTGCTGACGGCACTGCAGCACTGCGTGGCGCAGGATGAGACTCCGACATTCAGCAACTGCTACGGGCGGCAGTGTGAAGTTGGAGAGTTTTGTAGTCAAAGTGAACCTTTCCACGGCTGTCGCTTGTGTACCGAGGTGTCTGTCTGGTGCACGCAAAATATCAGTCATGTCAGAGAGAAGTTCTCTACCTGTCTGACTGTTTGTGAAC TTTTACTTGCAAAACGTGACATCAAGACTATGCAAAGTGAGGATGGGAGAGATGAAAGAGAGCATAAGACACCTCGAATATACAAGGTtggcaaataa
- the LOC112553653 gene encoding UDP-GalNAc:beta-1,3-N-acetylgalactosaminyltransferase 1-like: MTVEVLDSNSVFKNAIQYGHNIQQIPNNGGKPGFFFIICQAASGLAHHEPQSRQLLRLHCSFSPRHTEDNVIDFTLTRVTEKVAIGLEILSEASHRKATPQRRQSRPNRQSRRHPNLRRGQRESRKFPIDKQLLNAAAQIRFSLVPPVQSFLNDPYFQIARSGQAYYNHFRPKVLISPSKVCSTAKKGSPLQPFLMILVLSSYRCRAKFERLAIRATYGSVAEGNAWPNKEVPESVGLVFLLGKPPTVKARRRLTAESQQYGDVMIGDFTDTYANLTLKVLFGLRWMVEACPHVQYVLKIDDDTFVNIPLLLAFLLHGEDNAMYGHVYFSSRVFRGGKWAVPNNVYPLGLYPPYLSGTAYVASMDAVKKVVDASVHVPMLPVEDAHVTGILPIVADVRRISTYGFTHVLDHKPDFCEFMLNKRLVGNRMRKKDKIHAWNLMKIADRRHCSMQ; the protein is encoded by the exons ATGACTGTGGAAGTATTGGACTCTAATTCTGTATTTAAG AACGCAATTCAGTATGGTCACAACATTCAGCAAATCCCTAATAATGGTGGAAAACCAGGATTCTTCTTCATCATATGCCAGGCAGCATCAGGCCTTGCACATCATGAACCTCAGTCCCGACAGCTACTCCGTCTTCACTGTTCCTTTAGTCCACGTCACACGGAGGACAATGTCATCGATTTCACTCTCACACGTGTGACCGAAAAAGTAGCCATTGGACTAGAGATCCTTAGTGAAGCATCT CACCGAAAAGCCACACCACAACGCCGCCAAAGCCGCCCAAACCGCCAAAGCCGTCGACACCCAAACCTACGCCGAGGCCAAAGAGAATCCCGAAAGTTCCCGATAGACAAGCAGCTTCTGAACGCGGCGGCACAGATCCGCTTCAGTCTCGTGCCTCCCGTCCAGTCATTCCTAAACGATCCCTACTTCCAGATTGCCAGATCCGGGCAAGCATACTACAATCACTTTCGCCCTAAGGTCTTGATCAGTCCCTCGAAGGTGTGCTCTACCGCCAAGAAGGGATCACCATTGCAGCCCTTCCTGATGATTCTCGTGCTGTCCAGTTACAGATGCAGAGCCAAATTCGAAAGGCTGGCCATCAGGGCCACGTACGGATCCGTGGCCGAAGGAAACGCCTGGCCAAACAAAGAAGTGCCCGAGTCCGTCGGCCTCGTCTTTTTGTTGGGCAAACCGCCGACGGTGAAGGCCCGTCGCCGACTGACCGCTGAGAGCCAACAATACGGTGATGTCATGATCGGGGACTTCACCGATACCTACGCCAACCTGACACTGAAGGTTCTGTTTGGGCTTCGGTGGATGGTGGAAGCGTGCCCGCACGTGCAATACGTCCTGAAAATCGACGACGACACCTTCGTGAACATCCCACTGCTGCTGGCCTTTCTGCTTCACGGCGAAGACAACGCTATGTACGGACATGTCTACTTCTCCTCTCGAGTGTTCCGCGGAGGTAAATGGGCCGTCCCCAACAATGTGTACCCTCTGGGCCTCTACCCTCCATACTTGTCTGGCACTGCCTACGTGGCTTCCATGGACGCCGTCAAGAAGGTGGTGGATGCCTCCGTCCATGTGCCCATGCTCCCCGTGGAAGATGCCCACGTCACGGGTATACTTCCTATCGTGGCCGACGTACGGCGTATCTCCACCTACGGCTTCACGCACGTGCTGGACCACAAGCCAGACTTCTGTGAGTTCATGCTCAACAAACGCCTCGTGGGTAACCGAATGAGAAAGAAGGACAAGATCCATGCGTGGAATTTGATGAAGATTGCTGACCGGAGACATTGCTCCATGCAATGA